The following is a genomic window from Salarias fasciatus chromosome 10, fSalaFa1.1, whole genome shotgun sequence.
gttcataagctcataaacgtaaccCTACGTTCAAACCCCATAAGGAACTACAAAATCGGTGACGTCATCACATAGACTTGCATCATTCCCGCCATTACAATTTGTAGTTCTATCTTCAAAATACCCCTTATCCCTAAGTAGAAGagtaaaacatacaaaataagtacatttaggggtttagagtgatgaggaacatgcttctttggattattttttcaaatgaaactgacatACATaagtgaaatttagtttttaccacatatcgtgatgccccctgctggtgataatatcaagtcaaacctgacaggatagtggagttcaagagctttgtacaacagttggtcccatgattctagcatttttcattgtcaaaatagaagctttaaaggaatactccgaagattttggacccacgcccaatcccgatcatttacagagtgagataagctcataaatacctttttgtgtccgttcgtccagtggctggctaacagctgttagcatcgtagttgcAGCCTGGAGTCCGGTCTGTGCTGCAGGGAGTCAGCTCACAATGACTCAAACTCCCAGGAtgatccaggaactcatcataAAGGACTTTGCTGGTCCATGATGTTCACTAGATGAGACTAGAGGGTGGAGCTCAGGTAATCGGGCTCTTTTCAATTCTCTGAGTGAGTTTCTGTGGAACTGATTTGTCAAtcttatgtgtgttttttctgaaAGATGTCCGCAGTTGTCTGAATTCACATTTTTGAGCGTTTATGTATTTTCATTCAAACTTCATTTGTTTCTCCTGCAGTTCTAAATAATTAATTTAAGCTGAAATGGTGACATTTTAGTGACAGAAATGGAACATGTCCTGTGGGGGGATGTAACCAGGGTACAAGGCAGGGAGGTCCCTCTGTCAAAGCAGTAAAATAATGATAGCAGTAAAACAACAGACGAGTCTgtctgcctgaaaaaaaaaaaactaaaactaaaacccTTCAATGAATCTGGGCAGAGTTGCACAGATCTGTCCGTTATACtgtaaaaggaaaataaagaattGTTTCCGCCCGGTCTCGAACCGGGGACCTTTCGCGTGTTAGGCGAACGTGATAACCACTACACTACGGAAACTGCCATACGTCATTACACAGCGGATAAGAGTGACGTCACTTTAAGAGCCGCTTACTCTTCGTGTGCGTTAGCTGGGAAGCAAATAGCACAGTTGGCTGTCGAGGGCCGCCCGTTATCCACGCTCGACGGAGCGTTTCCGTAGTGTAGTGGTTATCACGTTCGCCTCACACGCGAAAGGTCCCCGGTTCGAAACCGGGCGGAAACATGCTTATTGTTCTTGTTCCTTAAATGTTATCTGATGTTTCCCTTAAATTCGTATAGATTAATCATAGGTCACATTCCAAAAAGGGCCTCTTATTCAGTGTCTTTGTTCAGAGAATTCATTTTCAATgaacaaacaacaaagtcaacattttCTGCACCTCGATGGCATTTTTTCATGGAGCAGATACAGAGTGCAGTTATAGCTACACTTTAAAGAAAGACAGTGAAAGGAGTTCCAGTGTTTCCATGGACCTGTTCTCTGTGCACAGCTGTGGTTATATTACAAACTcacagcaccctctagtggtcTAACATGTAAACTGCAGCCTGTGTGAACTCGTGGTTTGGCTGATGAAGCTCAGATCTGTCCATGACACTGTGGATCAGTTTTATCTGGAAAATGTTTCTCCAGCTTTACTGCTTCTCTCCTAATTCACTTTAATCTGCCGTAGATTAAATGCACATGTGGCTCAGTTAGTAGAATGGTCCTTCCACATTTGGAAACTTGTTCGTTCGATTCTCCACACACTGAAGTGTCCTTGACCAAATAGCTGACCCCctaactgctcccagtggatgtaTAGAGTGCCTTGCATATGGTTGGGTGAACATGaactgcagtgtgaagcactttagTCTGTGTAAAAGTGAGTAAATAACTGTTGCCCAGTTAAATGTTTGCAGACTTGAACGTATTCATCAAAAACAGGTTTATTGCCAAATGCAGTTTTTACAACACTGGGAATCTGTTGTGGTGGTTGGTGCAACAATAAATACAGCACAACAATAAATcgcagaaaaggaaaaaatgtaTTAAGAAGAATAAAAATCTGAGGGAAACATAATCTTAAACATTAAAGtctaaaaaaaactgtgaaaagatCATTTTTATCAGTCTGGGCTCAATGGACAGGAATTCAAATTGTTGGCActttaattacaaaaataacaacaatcaACAAGCAAGGATCAAGCATCAGTTGATGACTTTTTTATCTGTAGATCTTTCTCTGGGTTTAAGTTGATAAGCTTcagaaaagtacaaaaaacaGTTTCATCTGCATATAAAGTGCCATCACAATGCCAGAGGATCTCATACAAAGCCTTGTGGGACACCAGAATATAAACAAGAATGGAGGAATAGAGACAGAACAaggattaattaaaaaaaaaaaaaaaaaaaaccctcaatgTTGTCATTTTCAGGTTTACTATGATTTACAAACAAATGACTCGTCACCCTCGTCCTCTCGTGGCCAGAGAGCCCGGAGCAAATCAGTTTGGCTTCACCGTGACAAACGTGGATGATAGAGTcagaaaaaagagcagaaatcaCAGCgtgctgtcctcctcttcctcctcttcctcctcttccaccgaCTGGCTGTGCTTTGGGTTCCTCTCCCATCGGGGATTCAACCTCCAAACTCctgcacagcacagcacaagTGAGTGGTCAGTTCAAAAATAAGAGAAGTGGAACCGCTGGAACCTGGTTCTCCCAGCGGCTGctgaagaaacagcaggaagtcgGTCTCCTCAGCAGCTGTCAGCTTTATTCATGTAGAAATAGATCTATCTTTGAACAACTGCTCATGTGATTTTGGACGAGTTTCAGGCATAAATCATATTACTAGTGCAGTATTAGGCCAATTTGAAATTGGTTTCAGTCCTGGtttaaatacatattttggATGTGGTCAGAACTATTTAATGTCTGGTTTTGATCGAGGTGGAGACTTGATATTAGACTTAATTTGATGAGTTTTAGACCTGGTTCAGGTTGTTTCTACGCTGGTTTTGGACCCTACTGTCAAGCTTGTTTCAGACCTGGTTTAAGAGGGACGTGGTTTATTTCTAATGACTTTTAGAGGAAGTTGTGGAGATTTTCTAAGGTGGTTTTGGACTCGTTCCAGATGTTGTATCAGCCTTGGATTCAGATCTGGTCTGAGAGACTTCACAACAAAGCACCGAGAGACAGACTGGATGAAAGAGGAGGGAAATGTCCACATCTGGATGGACACGGGGGGAAGCCTGAAGTCTGAGTGTTACTGACTGTatgcagcagtgagcagcaccGCAGGGACGAAGACGATGAAGGACAGTCTGACTGTGTTACCAACGAACATCTGGAGAGTGttttcattctgctgcttctggaTGGACGactacaaacaaacaaacaaacaaacacttaaGATCCAACACACTGAGATGACCAGATGCAACTGAACCAAAAAACCAAAGAATGAGTTACCAGGACCGGCGCGACCGCGGGCTCTGTGGCTGAACTGTCTGGCTGCCCGGTGACGGCTCCTGATAAACCACGGGAAAGATTAGTTcagtgtggagtgtgtgaggaaggAGCTGACTGCTGGTAAATTGAGCGCAGTGTGTTCACCTGACTGCTCCTGAGCTGCCGTGGtctgtggtgcgttcagggaacGCTGGTCCTTCCCGTCTGAGAGCTGTGGAGTCTCGGAGGCCGAGGGGCTGGGCCGGGCTGCAGGACCAGAAGAAACAACCAGTCAGAGTGGAAACAATGGGACCCGGCGCCGAGTGGGCGGAGTGGACGTACGAAGGACGATGATGAGGTGGACGGACGACGTCTCGTCGTTGAAGAGTCCCGGAAGCTGAACTCTGCAGTGATAGAAACCTGAGTCCGACTGCCGCAGGTCCGAAatggacagagaggaggaagaggacaccGAGAACCTGGAGGGCAAAAACACAGCCCGTCTGTTCAGACGGTGTCAGATCTCATCTCATCTAATCCGGTTTGTGCTGGTCTGGTTCAATCCGAAGTGATTTAATCCAAACCGGTCAGGTGTGGTGGTTCTGCTCTGATTCCTCTCTAATCTGTTGACCTGATCTGACGTGAAGCGGTCCAGTCTGACTCAGTCTGGTGGGTTCTGATCTGGCCTGTGGAGGTGTACCTGTGTGACTTCCGGTACGTGACTCTGCTTCCGGCGCTGTACATGACGGTGTTGTGGCAGCCGAACAGCGAGGGCTCCCCCGTCCCCCAGCACACCTCCACCCCCGGCTGCTCCACCGCCTCCGAGCGACACGGCAGCGTCGCCGCCTGCCCGGCCACCCCCACCACCGTCTCCGTGGAGACGGCCGCTGAGACAAACACAATCACAAAGCACGGTGAACATCTCAGAGAACCGGCCTGGTTCCACAGGTCAGCGGTGTGGAACCTGCAGTTCCTCTAACATCCaccaggtgctgctgctgcgtcacTATGTGCTGCAGAGGCTGATGAGGGACACGTGGGGTccagaaacacacctgaaagCAACCTTTACAACCAGAAGACCTTTAAAGTCATTACCTGAATTATTCCAAACGTGACATTGACCTATTTCAGCTGCTAACATCTGAATGATAGTCCCTAGATTTACTTTCTTGCTCACCGTTGTGCCATGTCTCCCAAATGTGTGTGACgaaagtgggagtgtgtgtttatatgtgtatgcatttgtgtgtgtgtgtgtgtgtgtgtgtgtgcgcgcgcgtgcgcgcgtgcaGTTTTGGTGCGgctatgttttcatttcattatattttgatttttgttttaacattgtaaggcactttgtgttgtttttgtgatatGGCAAAATTGATTTGATTCTTAGTTACaaaaaactgtgtgaaaattCAATGCACCCAACTCTttccttaaaggggctgtatcatgcaaaattcactttttgtatgttttaaccttgttgtatggctatgtactcaccaaaaacacccccaaagcatttttttccttcgtgcctgcgtgtttgagctttcccccttgttgtgctgctcagagaggcagcccctcccgcacccgtgaaaacgctctgttttccgacattcacgtcacacggtgaagatggctcccctgagcccccctcccgcaggccctcggcaatcagcgttgctgcttttttctaactctgattacggagataaactttaaccatcgtctgaaagcaacagtcaagcaagagcaagagtctgaagggtctgcgcttggtgagttccTAACAGGAAAAGgcgttttcgcgtgtatttccgtgtagagaagctagagctaaagagctaaagctaacccttagagacgctaacgaagcgctgattggctgaagtagctgtcagtcaaagtccacagg
Proteins encoded in this region:
- the LOC115395007 gene encoding hepatitis A virus cellular receptor 1-like, with protein sequence MLLPLLLHAFTCVCVLSAAVSTETVVGVAGQAATLPCRSEAVEQPGVEVCWGTGEPSLFGCHNTVMYSAGSRVTYRKSHRFSVSSSSSLSISDLRQSDSGFYHCRVQLPGLFNDETSSVHLIIVLPRPSPSASETPQLSDGKDQRSLNAPQTTAAQEQSGAVTGQPDSSATEPAVAPVLSSIQKQQNENTLQMFVGNTVRLSFIVFVPAVLLTAAYRVWRLNPRWERNPKHSQSVEEEEEEEEEDSTL